The following proteins are encoded in a genomic region of Candidatus Methylospira mobilis:
- a CDS encoding pilin gives MINNSKTRQNGFTLIELMIVVAIVGILGTVAFPAYQDYAIRSQVSEAISLAGAAKTAITEVYMQSGKAPANRTAAGLSAIGSDTSGAYVSALDIKNGVITATFSSTPPQRAHTGINAKTLTFVPFLSTEGGVAFKCRALGSSATTGSGTLMTGSADSSGSLEGRYAPQECRL, from the coding sequence ATGATCAATAACAGCAAAACGCGTCAAAACGGTTTTACCTTGATAGAGTTAATGATTGTGGTCGCCATCGTAGGCATATTGGGAACCGTGGCGTTTCCCGCCTACCAGGATTACGCCATACGCAGTCAGGTATCGGAAGCAATATCGCTGGCCGGCGCTGCAAAAACAGCAATCACCGAAGTTTACATGCAATCCGGCAAAGCCCCGGCGAACAGAACGGCGGCAGGATTAAGCGCTATCGGCAGCGATACATCCGGCGCCTACGTGTCGGCGCTCGATATCAAAAACGGCGTCATTACCGCGACGTTCAGCAGTACGCCGCCGCAGCGAGCCCACACCGGCATAAATGCGAAAACGCTGACTTTCGTTCCGTTTTTAAGCACAGAGGGAGGCGTCGCCTTCAAATGCCGCGCGCTCGGCTCCTCAGCGACGACAGGCTCTGGCACCTTGATGACCGGCTCGGCTGATAGCAGCGGCAGTCTGGAAGGAAGATACGCGCCGCAGGAATGCCGGCTATAA